From the Homo sapiens chromosome 1, GRCh38.p14 Primary Assembly genome, one window contains:
- the RORC gene encoding nuclear receptor ROR-gamma isoform a (isoform a is encoded by transcript variant 1), translating into MDRAPQRQHRASRELLAAKKTHTSQIEVIPCKICGDKSSGIHYGVITCEGCKGFFRRSQRCNAAYSCTRQQNCPIDRTSRNRCQHCRLQKCLALGMSRDAVKFGRMSKKQRDSLHAEVQKQLQQRQQQQQEPVVKTPPAGAQGADTLTYTLGLPDGQLPLGSSPDLPEASACPPGLLKASGSGPSYSNNLAKAGLNGASCHLEYSPERGKAEGRESFYSTGSQLTPDRCGLRFEEHRHPGLGELGQGPDSYGSPSFRSTPEAPYASLTEIEHLVQSVCKSYRETCQLRLEDLLRQRSNIFSREEVTGYQRKSMWEMWERCAHHLTEAIQYVVEFAKRLSGFMELCQNDQIVLLKAGAMEVVLVRMCRAYNADNRTVFFEGKYGGMELFRALGCSELISSIFDFSHSLSALHFSEDEIALYTALVLINAHRPGLQEKRKVEQLQYNLELAFHHHLCKTHRQSILAKLPPKGKLRSLCSQHVERLQIFQHLHPIVVQAAFPPLYKELFSTETESPVGLSK; encoded by the exons ATGGACAGGGCCCCACAGAGACAGCACCGAGCCTCACGGG AGCTGCTGGCTGCAAAGAAGACCCACACCT caCAAATTGAAGTGATCCCTTGCAAAATCTGTGGGGACAAGTCGTCTGGGATCCACTACGGGGTTATCACCTGTGAGGGGTGCAAG GGCTTCTTCCGCCGGAGCCAGCGCTGTAACGCGGCCTACTCCTGCACCCGTCAGCAGAACTGCCCCATCGACCGCACCAGCCGAAACCGATGCCAGCACTGCCGCCTGCAGAAATGCCTGGCGCTGGGCATGTCCCGAGATG CTGTCAAGTTCGGCCGCATGTCCAAGAAGCAGAGGGACAGCCTGCATGCAGAAGTGCAGAAACAGCTGCAGCAGCGgcaacagcagcaacaggaacCAGTGGTCAAGACCCCTCCAGCAGGGGCCCAAGGAGCAGATACCCTCACCTACACCTTGGGGCTCCCAGACGGGCAGCTGCCCCTGGGCTCCTCGCCTGACCTGCCTGAGGCTTCTGCCTGTCCCCCTGGCCTCCTGAAAGCCTCAGGCTCTGGGCCCTCATATTCCAACAACTTGGCCAAGGCAGGGCTCAATGGGGCCTCATGCCACCTTGAATACAGCCCTGAGCGGGGCAAGGCTGAGGGCAGAGAGAGCTTCTATAGCACAGGCAGCCAGCTGACCCCTGACCGATGTGGACTTCGTTTTGAGGAACACAGGCATCCTGGGCTTGGGGAACTGGGACAGGGCCCAGACAGCTACGGCAGCCCCAGTTTCCGCAGCACACCGGAGGCACCCTATGCCTCCCTGACAGAGATAG AGCACCTGGTGCAGAGCGTCTGCAAGTCCTACAGGGAGACATGCCAGCTGCGGCTGGAGGACCTGCTGCGGCAGCGCTCCAACATCTTCTCCCGGGAGGAAGTGACTGGCTACCAGAGGAAG tcCATGTGGGAGATGTGGGAACGGTGTGCCCACCACCTCACCGAGGCCATTCAGTACGTGGTGGAGTTCGCCAAGAGGCTCTCAGGCTTTATGGAGCTCTGCCAGAATGACCAGATTGTGCTTCTCAAAGCAG GAGCAATGGAAGTGGTGCTGGTTAGGATGTGCCGGGCCTACAATGCTGACAACCGCACGGTCTTTTTTGAAGGCAAATACGGTGGCATGGAGCTGTTCCGAGCCTTGG GCTGCAGCGAGCTCATCAGCTCCATCTTTGACTTCTCCCACTCCCTAAGTGCCTTGCACTTTTCCGAGGATGAGATTGCCCTCTACACAGCCCTTGTTCTCATCAATGCCC ATCGGCCAGGGctccaagagaaaaggaaagtagAACAGCTGCAGTACAATCTGGAGCTGGCCTTTCATCATCATCTCTGCAAGACTCATCGCCAAAGCATCCTGGCAAAG CTGCCACCCAAGGGGAAGCTTCGGAGCCTGTGTAGCCAGCATGTGGAAAGGCTGCAGATCTTCCAGCACCTCCACCCCATCGTGGTCCAAGCCGCTTTCCCTCCACTCTACAAGGAGCTCTTCAGCACTGAAACCGAGTCACCTGTGGGGCTGTCCAAGTGA
- the RORC gene encoding nuclear receptor ROR-gamma isoform X2, whose amino-acid sequence MWGTGPSAGKDRMSGRPWPHPWSKSGTPSEQDRRATGLVSCEHGGGKFEGQSHQAPGPPGGGRTGCLELLAAKKTHTSQIEVIPCKICGDKSSGIHYGVITCEGCKGFFRRSQRCNAAYSCTRQQNCPIDRTSRNRCQHCRLQKCLALGMSRDAVKFGRMSKKQRDSLHAEVQKQLQQRQQQQQEPVVKTPPAGAQGADTLTYTLGLPDGQLPLGSSPDLPEASACPPGLLKASGSGPSYSNNLAKAGLNGASCHLEYSPERGKAEGRESFYSTGSQLTPDRCGLRFEEHRHPGLGELGQGPDSYGSPSFRSTPEAPYASLTEIEHLVQSVCKSYRETCQLRLEDLLRQRSNIFSREEVTGYQRKSMWEMWERCAHHLTEAIQYVVEFAKRLSGFMELCQNDQIVLLKAGAMEVVLVRMCRAYNADNRTVFFEGKYGGMELFRALGCSELISSIFDFSHSLSALHFSEDEIALYTALVLINAHRPGLQEKRKVEQLQYNLELAFHHHLCKTHRQSILAKLPPKGKLRSLCSQHVERLQIFQHLHPIVVQAAFPPLYKELFSTETESPVGLSK is encoded by the exons ATGTGGGGCACTGGGCCATCAGCAGGGAAGGACAGAATGTCAGGCCGTCCTTGGCCCCACCCATGGTCCAAGTCAGGAACCCCCTCAGAGCAGGATCGCAGGGCCACAGGCTTGGTCAGCTGTGAGCATGGAGGAGGAAAGTTTGAGGGCCAGAGCCACCAAGCTCCAGGGCCACCTGGTGGAGGAAGAACTGGCTGCCTGG AGCTGCTGGCTGCAAAGAAGACCCACACCT caCAAATTGAAGTGATCCCTTGCAAAATCTGTGGGGACAAGTCGTCTGGGATCCACTACGGGGTTATCACCTGTGAGGGGTGCAAG GGCTTCTTCCGCCGGAGCCAGCGCTGTAACGCGGCCTACTCCTGCACCCGTCAGCAGAACTGCCCCATCGACCGCACCAGCCGAAACCGATGCCAGCACTGCCGCCTGCAGAAATGCCTGGCGCTGGGCATGTCCCGAGATG CTGTCAAGTTCGGCCGCATGTCCAAGAAGCAGAGGGACAGCCTGCATGCAGAAGTGCAGAAACAGCTGCAGCAGCGgcaacagcagcaacaggaacCAGTGGTCAAGACCCCTCCAGCAGGGGCCCAAGGAGCAGATACCCTCACCTACACCTTGGGGCTCCCAGACGGGCAGCTGCCCCTGGGCTCCTCGCCTGACCTGCCTGAGGCTTCTGCCTGTCCCCCTGGCCTCCTGAAAGCCTCAGGCTCTGGGCCCTCATATTCCAACAACTTGGCCAAGGCAGGGCTCAATGGGGCCTCATGCCACCTTGAATACAGCCCTGAGCGGGGCAAGGCTGAGGGCAGAGAGAGCTTCTATAGCACAGGCAGCCAGCTGACCCCTGACCGATGTGGACTTCGTTTTGAGGAACACAGGCATCCTGGGCTTGGGGAACTGGGACAGGGCCCAGACAGCTACGGCAGCCCCAGTTTCCGCAGCACACCGGAGGCACCCTATGCCTCCCTGACAGAGATAG AGCACCTGGTGCAGAGCGTCTGCAAGTCCTACAGGGAGACATGCCAGCTGCGGCTGGAGGACCTGCTGCGGCAGCGCTCCAACATCTTCTCCCGGGAGGAAGTGACTGGCTACCAGAGGAAG tcCATGTGGGAGATGTGGGAACGGTGTGCCCACCACCTCACCGAGGCCATTCAGTACGTGGTGGAGTTCGCCAAGAGGCTCTCAGGCTTTATGGAGCTCTGCCAGAATGACCAGATTGTGCTTCTCAAAGCAG GAGCAATGGAAGTGGTGCTGGTTAGGATGTGCCGGGCCTACAATGCTGACAACCGCACGGTCTTTTTTGAAGGCAAATACGGTGGCATGGAGCTGTTCCGAGCCTTGG GCTGCAGCGAGCTCATCAGCTCCATCTTTGACTTCTCCCACTCCCTAAGTGCCTTGCACTTTTCCGAGGATGAGATTGCCCTCTACACAGCCCTTGTTCTCATCAATGCCC ATCGGCCAGGGctccaagagaaaaggaaagtagAACAGCTGCAGTACAATCTGGAGCTGGCCTTTCATCATCATCTCTGCAAGACTCATCGCCAAAGCATCCTGGCAAAG CTGCCACCCAAGGGGAAGCTTCGGAGCCTGTGTAGCCAGCATGTGGAAAGGCTGCAGATCTTCCAGCACCTCCACCCCATCGTGGTCCAAGCCGCTTTCCCTCCACTCTACAAGGAGCTCTTCAGCACTGAAACCGAGTCACCTGTGGGGCTGTCCAAGTGA
- the RORC gene encoding nuclear receptor ROR-gamma isoform b (isoform b is encoded by transcript variant 2) — protein MRTQIEVIPCKICGDKSSGIHYGVITCEGCKGFFRRSQRCNAAYSCTRQQNCPIDRTSRNRCQHCRLQKCLALGMSRDAVKFGRMSKKQRDSLHAEVQKQLQQRQQQQQEPVVKTPPAGAQGADTLTYTLGLPDGQLPLGSSPDLPEASACPPGLLKASGSGPSYSNNLAKAGLNGASCHLEYSPERGKAEGRESFYSTGSQLTPDRCGLRFEEHRHPGLGELGQGPDSYGSPSFRSTPEAPYASLTEIEHLVQSVCKSYRETCQLRLEDLLRQRSNIFSREEVTGYQRKSMWEMWERCAHHLTEAIQYVVEFAKRLSGFMELCQNDQIVLLKAGAMEVVLVRMCRAYNADNRTVFFEGKYGGMELFRALGCSELISSIFDFSHSLSALHFSEDEIALYTALVLINAHRPGLQEKRKVEQLQYNLELAFHHHLCKTHRQSILAKLPPKGKLRSLCSQHVERLQIFQHLHPIVVQAAFPPLYKELFSTETESPVGLSK, from the exons ATGAGAA caCAAATTGAAGTGATCCCTTGCAAAATCTGTGGGGACAAGTCGTCTGGGATCCACTACGGGGTTATCACCTGTGAGGGGTGCAAG GGCTTCTTCCGCCGGAGCCAGCGCTGTAACGCGGCCTACTCCTGCACCCGTCAGCAGAACTGCCCCATCGACCGCACCAGCCGAAACCGATGCCAGCACTGCCGCCTGCAGAAATGCCTGGCGCTGGGCATGTCCCGAGATG CTGTCAAGTTCGGCCGCATGTCCAAGAAGCAGAGGGACAGCCTGCATGCAGAAGTGCAGAAACAGCTGCAGCAGCGgcaacagcagcaacaggaacCAGTGGTCAAGACCCCTCCAGCAGGGGCCCAAGGAGCAGATACCCTCACCTACACCTTGGGGCTCCCAGACGGGCAGCTGCCCCTGGGCTCCTCGCCTGACCTGCCTGAGGCTTCTGCCTGTCCCCCTGGCCTCCTGAAAGCCTCAGGCTCTGGGCCCTCATATTCCAACAACTTGGCCAAGGCAGGGCTCAATGGGGCCTCATGCCACCTTGAATACAGCCCTGAGCGGGGCAAGGCTGAGGGCAGAGAGAGCTTCTATAGCACAGGCAGCCAGCTGACCCCTGACCGATGTGGACTTCGTTTTGAGGAACACAGGCATCCTGGGCTTGGGGAACTGGGACAGGGCCCAGACAGCTACGGCAGCCCCAGTTTCCGCAGCACACCGGAGGCACCCTATGCCTCCCTGACAGAGATAG AGCACCTGGTGCAGAGCGTCTGCAAGTCCTACAGGGAGACATGCCAGCTGCGGCTGGAGGACCTGCTGCGGCAGCGCTCCAACATCTTCTCCCGGGAGGAAGTGACTGGCTACCAGAGGAAG tcCATGTGGGAGATGTGGGAACGGTGTGCCCACCACCTCACCGAGGCCATTCAGTACGTGGTGGAGTTCGCCAAGAGGCTCTCAGGCTTTATGGAGCTCTGCCAGAATGACCAGATTGTGCTTCTCAAAGCAG GAGCAATGGAAGTGGTGCTGGTTAGGATGTGCCGGGCCTACAATGCTGACAACCGCACGGTCTTTTTTGAAGGCAAATACGGTGGCATGGAGCTGTTCCGAGCCTTGG GCTGCAGCGAGCTCATCAGCTCCATCTTTGACTTCTCCCACTCCCTAAGTGCCTTGCACTTTTCCGAGGATGAGATTGCCCTCTACACAGCCCTTGTTCTCATCAATGCCC ATCGGCCAGGGctccaagagaaaaggaaagtagAACAGCTGCAGTACAATCTGGAGCTGGCCTTTCATCATCATCTCTGCAAGACTCATCGCCAAAGCATCCTGGCAAAG CTGCCACCCAAGGGGAAGCTTCGGAGCCTGTGTAGCCAGCATGTGGAAAGGCTGCAGATCTTCCAGCACCTCCACCCCATCGTGGTCCAAGCCGCTTTCCCTCCACTCTACAAGGAGCTCTTCAGCACTGAAACCGAGTCACCTGTGGGGCTGTCCAAGTGA
- the RORC gene encoding nuclear receptor ROR-gamma isoform X1 — protein MRTQIEVIPCKICGDKSSGIHYGVITCEGCKGFFRRSQRCNAAYSCTRQQNCPIDRTSRNRCQHCRLQKCLALGMSRDAVKFGRMSKKQRDSLHAEVQKQLQQRQQQQQEPVVKTPPAGAQGADTLTYTLGLPDGQLPLGSSPDLPEASACPPGLLKASGSGPSYSNNLAKAGLNGASCHLEYSPERGKAEGRESFYSTGSQLTPDRCGLRFEEHRHPGLGELGQGPDSYGSPSFRSTPEAPYASLTEIEHLVQSVCKSYRETCQLRLEDLLRQRSNIFSREEVTGYQRKFIRWGSRAQEDHRATQSATAGPSSLPAVHVGDVGTVCPPPHRGHSVRGGVRQEALRLYGALPE, from the exons ATGAGAA caCAAATTGAAGTGATCCCTTGCAAAATCTGTGGGGACAAGTCGTCTGGGATCCACTACGGGGTTATCACCTGTGAGGGGTGCAAG GGCTTCTTCCGCCGGAGCCAGCGCTGTAACGCGGCCTACTCCTGCACCCGTCAGCAGAACTGCCCCATCGACCGCACCAGCCGAAACCGATGCCAGCACTGCCGCCTGCAGAAATGCCTGGCGCTGGGCATGTCCCGAGATG CTGTCAAGTTCGGCCGCATGTCCAAGAAGCAGAGGGACAGCCTGCATGCAGAAGTGCAGAAACAGCTGCAGCAGCGgcaacagcagcaacaggaacCAGTGGTCAAGACCCCTCCAGCAGGGGCCCAAGGAGCAGATACCCTCACCTACACCTTGGGGCTCCCAGACGGGCAGCTGCCCCTGGGCTCCTCGCCTGACCTGCCTGAGGCTTCTGCCTGTCCCCCTGGCCTCCTGAAAGCCTCAGGCTCTGGGCCCTCATATTCCAACAACTTGGCCAAGGCAGGGCTCAATGGGGCCTCATGCCACCTTGAATACAGCCCTGAGCGGGGCAAGGCTGAGGGCAGAGAGAGCTTCTATAGCACAGGCAGCCAGCTGACCCCTGACCGATGTGGACTTCGTTTTGAGGAACACAGGCATCCTGGGCTTGGGGAACTGGGACAGGGCCCAGACAGCTACGGCAGCCCCAGTTTCCGCAGCACACCGGAGGCACCCTATGCCTCCCTGACAGAGATAG AGCACCTGGTGCAGAGCGTCTGCAAGTCCTACAGGGAGACATGCCAGCTGCGGCTGGAGGACCTGCTGCGGCAGCGCTCCAACATCTTCTCCCGGGAGGAAGTGACTGGCTACCAGAGGAAG TTTATTAGGTGGGGCTCCAGGGCTCAGGAGGATCACAGGGCCACACAGAGCGCTACAGCGggaccctcctccctccctgcagtcCATGTGGGAGATGTGGGAACGGTGTGCCCACCACCTCACCGAGGCCATTCAGTACGTGGTGGAGTTCGCCAAGAGGCTCTCAGGCTTTATGGAGCTCTGCCAGAATGA
- the C2CD4D gene encoding C2 calcium-dependent domain-containing protein 4D: MWLLEKAGYKVGAAEPAARWAPSGLFSKRRAPGPPTSACPNVLTPDRIPQFFIPPRLPDPGGAVPAARRHVAGRGLPATCSLPHLAGREGWAFLPESPHTRRRESLFHGPPPAPAGGLPAAQSRLHVSAPDLRLCRAPDSDTASSPDSSPFGSPRPGLGRRRVSRPHSLSPEKASSADTSPHSPRRAGPPTPPLFHLDFLCCQLRPTRESVLRLGPRGGQLRLSTEYQAGPGRLRLRLVSAEGLPRPRSRPGSGGGGCCVVLRLRPRVRPREQQSRVVKCSANPIFNEDFFFDGLGPPDLAARSLRAKVLDRGAGLRRDVLLGECETPLIALLPPLGGGLGPGSSLAPTHLSL; this comes from the coding sequence ATGTGGCTCTTGGAAAAAGCTGGCTATAAGGTGGGGGCCGCGGAGCCTGCGGCCCGTTGGGCGCCTTCCGGCCTGTTCTCCAAGCGTCGCGCCCCGGGCCCGCCCACAAGCGCCTGCCCCAACGTCCTCACCCCGGATCGCATCCCGCAGTTCTTCATCCCGCCTCGGCTCCCGGACCCGGGCGGCGCAGTGCCCGCGGCCCGGCGGCACGTGGCGGGGCGCGGCCTCCCCGCGACCTGCTCGCTGCCTCACCTGGCGGGCCGCGAAGGCTGGGCCTTCCTGCCCGAGAGCCCGCACACGCGCCGGCGGGAATCCCTGTTCCACGGGCCGCCACCTGCCCCGGCCGGGGGACTCCCCGCGGCGCAGTCCCGGCTGCACGTCTCCGCCCCGGACCTGCGCCTCTGCCGGGCCCCCGACAGCGACACGGCCTCGTCGCCGGACTCGTCGCCCTTCGGCTCCCCGCGGCCAGGCCTGGGCCGGCGCCGGGTGTCCAGGCCTCACTCTCTGTCCCCAGAAAAAGCGAGCTCGGCCGATACCAGCCCGCACTCGCCGCGCCGCGCCGGGCCGCCCACGCCGCCGCTCTTCCACCTGGACTTCCTGTGCTGCCAGCTGCGGCCCACGCGCGAGAGCGTGCTGCGCCTGGGGCCCCGCGGCGGGCAGCTGCGGCTCTCCACCGAATATCAGGCCGGGCCCGGGCGGCTGCGGCTGCGCCTAGTGAGCGCCGAGGGCCTGCCCCGGCCGCGGTCCCGCCCcgggagcggcggcggcggctgctgtGTGGTGCTGAGGCTGCGGCCCCGCGTCCGGCCGCGGGAGCAGCAGAGCCGCGTGGTCAAGTGCAGCGCCAACCCCATCTTCAACGAGGATTTCTTTTTCGACGGGCTCGGCCCCCCGGACCTGGCCGCCCGCAGCCTGAGAGCCAAGGTGCTAGACAGGGGCGCGGGACTTCGCAGGGATGTGCTGCTGGGGGAGTGCGAGACGCCCCTCATTGCGCTGCTGCCCCCGCTGGGTGGGGGACTAGGTCCCGGGTCATCCCTGGCGCCCACCCATCTCAGCCTGTAG